The genomic segment GTTCGCACCGAAGTGTTACGCGACCGTGTTCAGCGGCTCGCCAGGAAGGGGCACCCGATGCCGTTCGTCACCAGCGCCGATGGCACCCAGATCTACTACAAGGACTGGGGCGAGGGGCGACCCGTCGTGCTCAGCCACGGCTGGCCACTCAACTCCGACAGCTGGGAGGCGCAGCAGCTCCACCTCGCCGAACACGGCTACCGCGCGATCGCCCACGACCGGCGCGGACACGGCCGCTCCACCCAGACCTGGGCCGGCAACGAGATGGACACCTACGCCGACGACCTGGCCACCCTGATCGAGACGCTCGACCTGCGTGACGTCACCCTCGTCGGCTTCTCCACCGGCGGCGGGGAGGTGGCCCGCTACCTCGGCCGGCACGGCACCGCCCGCGTCGCCCAGGCGGTGCTGGTCTCGGCCGTACCGCCGCTCATGCTCCGCACCGACGACAACGCCGACGGCCTGCCGATCGAGGTCTTCGACGGCATCCGCGCCGGCTCGCTCGCCGACCGCTCCCAGCTCTACCGCGATCTCGCCGACGGCCCGTTCTTCGGCCTCAACCGCCCCGGCGCCCAGGTGTCGCAGGGCATCCGGGACGCCTTCTGGCGGCAGGGCCTGCAGGCCGGCCACCGCAACGCGTACGAGTCCATCGCCGCCTTCTCGGCCACCGACTTCCGTGCCGACCTGGACGCCTTCGACGTACCCACGCTCGTTATCCACGGCGACGACGACCAGGTCGTCCCGTTCGAGGTGGGCGGCAAGGCGTCCGCCGCGCGGATCAAGAACGCAACCCTGACCGTGTACGCGGGCGCGCCGCACGGCATCACCGACACCCACAAGCAGCAGCTCTCCGACGACCTGCTCGCCTTCCTGCGTACCTTCTGAGAAGGGGGACCCCCATGACCACGCCAGACACGATCGTCCTGGTCCACGG from the Solwaraspora sp. WMMD1047 genome contains:
- a CDS encoding alpha/beta hydrolase, producing the protein MPFVTSADGTQIYYKDWGEGRPVVLSHGWPLNSDSWEAQQLHLAEHGYRAIAHDRRGHGRSTQTWAGNEMDTYADDLATLIETLDLRDVTLVGFSTGGGEVARYLGRHGTARVAQAVLVSAVPPLMLRTDDNADGLPIEVFDGIRAGSLADRSQLYRDLADGPFFGLNRPGAQVSQGIRDAFWRQGLQAGHRNAYESIAAFSATDFRADLDAFDVPTLVIHGDDDQVVPFEVGGKASAARIKNATLTVYAGAPHGITDTHKQQLSDDLLAFLRTF